The following are encoded together in the Bacteroidales bacterium MB20-C3-3 genome:
- a CDS encoding DUF4876 domain-containing protein, producing the protein MKRVLSAFISLIIILSGCMKELRENAFSEESLSSVINIEVGMPAGYNFDLDGVSLLLNDPVSGLSFSGKTDIDGKASIRVAHGSYSITAVVKYSEPGGLIYIFNGSANKVRVTPADANVINVKMDLNASVSGQIVIKEAYYGGAVNPLTGKTYSNDKYVILYNNSDEIAYLDSLCFGMTDPYNAPTAGKLSPWIKPGTTELRDSVPAVSMAWIFPGDGDDNILRPGEEVVISMNAIDHTTISPNSVNLGRAGYWAVYDPILTKGQAAPESGVKLLKCFWKVGTSNQYSFSLASPAFFIFTLGGKSPERFAQDTYTWHPNQPERRTFDCLMIDKRLIIDGVECFREATDSKRLRPEIDNGYAMTSGTGSGQSVHRRMEKVVTDELGTRTLYMDTNNSTLDFEIRNWPSLKIN; encoded by the coding sequence ATGAAAAGAGTTTTATCGGCTTTTATATCATTAATCATAATCCTTTCCGGATGTATGAAAGAGTTGAGGGAAAACGCCTTTTCTGAGGAGTCCCTGAGTTCTGTAATAAATATTGAGGTTGGTATGCCTGCCGGGTATAATTTTGATCTTGACGGAGTATCACTTTTGCTAAATGATCCTGTCTCCGGTCTCAGTTTTTCAGGAAAAACAGATATTGACGGGAAGGCTTCAATTAGAGTGGCTCATGGTTCGTATAGTATTACAGCAGTTGTTAAGTACTCAGAACCAGGTGGGTTAATTTATATATTTAATGGATCTGCAAATAAAGTCAGAGTTACCCCTGCAGATGCAAATGTTATAAATGTGAAAATGGATCTTAATGCATCAGTATCCGGCCAAATAGTTATAAAAGAGGCCTATTACGGAGGTGCTGTAAATCCTCTGACAGGGAAGACATACTCAAATGACAAATATGTTATTTTATATAATAATTCTGATGAGATTGCATATCTCGATTCTCTCTGTTTTGGTATGACAGATCCATATAATGCACCCACTGCCGGGAAATTGTCACCCTGGATAAAACCAGGTACTACTGAACTCAGAGACTCTGTTCCGGCAGTCTCAATGGCATGGATCTTTCCCGGAGATGGAGATGATAATATTCTCAGACCTGGTGAAGAGGTGGTAATTTCCATGAATGCAATTGATCACACAACAATCTCTCCAAATTCTGTAAATCTTGGAAGAGCGGGATATTGGGCTGTATATGACCCAATCCTTACAAAGGGTCAGGCTGCTCCGGAATCAGGTGTAAAACTGCTTAAATGTTTCTGGAAGGTTGGGACATCAAATCAATACTCTTTTTCTTTGGCGAGTCCTGCATTTTTCATATTTACACTTGGCGGTAAAAGCCCGGAGAGATTTGCACAGGATACCTATACATGGCACCCAAATCAACCTGAAAGGAGAACATTTGATTGTCTTATGATAGATAAGAGGCTCATTATAGATGGAGTTGAGTGTTTCAGGGAGGCTACTGATTCTAAAAGATTGAGGCCGGAAATTGACAACGGATATGCAATGACATCAGGAACCGGAAGTGGTCAGAGTGTGCACAGGAGAATGGAAAAGGTAGTTACTGATGAGCTGGGTACAAGAACTCTCTATATGGATACAAATAATTCAACCCTGGACTTTGAAATTAGAAACTGGCCATCTCTTAAAATTAACTGA
- the ssb gene encoding single-stranded DNA-binding protein encodes MEKSINRVELRGHVGFDPRISSLEDGLQVMRLSLATNEAYKNRKGEWQEETVWHNIVAWAGKSMPDFGSIRKGSTISVTGRIKPVNYQTKAGVERQTYEIVASSIKHHLPGSSE; translated from the coding sequence ATGGAAAAATCAATTAATCGCGTAGAATTAAGAGGGCATGTGGGGTTTGATCCGCGAATCAGTTCTCTTGAGGATGGGTTGCAGGTAATGAGACTCTCTCTGGCAACAAATGAAGCATACAAAAACAGAAAAGGGGAGTGGCAGGAGGAGACTGTATGGCACAATATTGTTGCTTGGGCCGGAAAAAGCATGCCGGATTTTGGGTCAATAAGGAAAGGAAGTACAATTTCTGTTACAGGGAGAATTAAGCCTGTTAATTACCAAACAAAGGCCGGTGTTGAGAGACAGACATATGAAATTGTAGCCTCTTCAATTAAACATCATTTACCGGGGAGTTCGGAATAA
- a CDS encoding TonB-dependent receptor plug domain-containing protein has protein sequence MFKFESISQGEYTIDIITLGYSSETISLNIIKNITDIVVEMNEENLTIDEVVVTAETGKSINTSSVIGTTAIRHLQPSSLTDIMQLLPGSVTANPTLTSKNDITLRSVIDPGNNNARGVALLVNGVRVSNEASIFLETPAALFNTMDFRKYSTDNIETVEVLKGILSAEYGDVSAGAVLVKTKAGRTPFEVRIKADPRTKAISFSKGFYMGNRNGSLNIDADYAMAFKDPRSPVDVYSRSTIGITYSNTFNRGLYPLRFNARLSGYLIGNNSMVDPDVSKRDFKKRREGDISLAIYGNWLLKKSWITSVNYNFSGRVSVEKFQDYSINNGLPLPTTNTMTEGISVGRYTGELEEFDRRNEDIPVYINGKINGSQNAYIGSLLFKSMLGIEFNSKGNRGRGTYYTGSTPQYFRERNYSEVPFMSDISAFAEERITGKLFNRSFEVSAGIRVSKVLLTGYDFSLVTDPRTNFRYSILSPDGSKVFRSATLRGGWGKLHKLPSLGMLYSAPVYIDNPLFQYRNSLTGESLVVIQSEIVDQKLNYNIRPAKSRNIELGLDMDISGVFVRLTWFNEKLSDGITANYSYLTSSYDYYDALSSGQSSPKFQDGRVWVKNPEGNYEQLKYTTYTEFKQFTTPDNRGLTRKWGVEYEVDFGRIRSLNTSVVLSGAYINHLEESPGLRREYISVSDPINPREKLPYVGIYQSRPNYLTVGDGSRRLSSALHIVTNIPSVRMVVSLIGQCIWMNDRWNLYDKERVYKLDSVGNRVFGDWGGIRNEETMYRDPDYYLDKNGTVRPFSDYYSSADPDLKRRLKTLILSTNQPYYFQKSGYRPYFMANLRITKEIGDIASLSFYANNFTNSRPIMKLNSRPDASGSRVNTDIYFGAELKLTF, from the coding sequence GTGTTTAAATTTGAATCTATATCGCAAGGAGAGTATACAATTGATATTATTACATTGGGCTACTCATCTGAAACAATATCCTTAAACATAATAAAGAATATCACAGATATTGTAGTTGAGATGAATGAGGAGAATCTGACTATTGATGAGGTTGTAGTGACAGCTGAGACAGGAAAGTCGATAAACACATCATCAGTAATTGGGACAACTGCAATAAGGCATCTTCAACCATCAAGCCTCACAGATATTATGCAACTTCTTCCGGGATCTGTTACTGCAAATCCTACACTGACATCAAAAAATGATATAACTCTCAGATCTGTAATTGATCCGGGGAATAATAATGCCAGAGGGGTAGCACTTTTAGTAAATGGGGTGAGGGTTTCAAACGAGGCCTCAATTTTCCTGGAGACTCCTGCTGCTCTGTTTAACACAATGGATTTCAGGAAATATTCAACTGATAATATTGAAACTGTTGAGGTTTTAAAAGGGATTTTATCTGCTGAATATGGTGATGTTTCTGCCGGGGCGGTTTTAGTAAAAACAAAGGCTGGCAGGACTCCGTTTGAAGTTAGAATAAAGGCAGACCCAAGAACAAAAGCAATTTCATTTAGCAAGGGTTTTTATATGGGCAACAGAAACGGAAGTCTTAATATTGACGCCGATTATGCTATGGCTTTTAAAGATCCTCGTTCTCCTGTTGATGTTTACAGCAGGAGTACAATTGGTATAACCTATTCAAATACATTCAACAGAGGATTGTATCCTTTGAGATTTAACGCCAGACTTAGTGGCTATTTGATTGGGAACAACTCTATGGTTGACCCTGATGTTTCAAAAAGGGATTTTAAAAAGAGAAGAGAGGGAGATATTTCTCTCGCTATATATGGTAACTGGCTTTTAAAAAAGAGTTGGATTACCTCTGTCAATTATAATTTTTCAGGGAGAGTTTCTGTTGAGAAATTCCAGGATTATTCTATTAATAACGGATTGCCTCTTCCAACGACAAATACAATGACAGAGGGTATTTCTGTGGGGAGATATACAGGAGAGCTGGAAGAATTTGACAGACGCAATGAAGATATACCTGTATATATAAACGGAAAAATTAACGGATCCCAGAATGCATATATTGGGAGCCTTCTCTTTAAAAGTATGCTGGGAATTGAGTTTAATTCAAAAGGAAACAGAGGCAGAGGAACATATTATACAGGGAGCACCCCACAGTATTTCAGGGAAAGAAACTACAGTGAAGTTCCTTTTATGAGTGATATCAGTGCTTTTGCCGAGGAGAGGATAACAGGTAAATTGTTTAACAGGAGCTTTGAGGTTAGCGCAGGGATAAGAGTCTCCAAGGTACTGTTAACAGGTTACGATTTCTCTCTTGTAACAGATCCCAGAACAAATTTCAGATACTCAATACTATCACCCGATGGCTCAAAAGTATTCAGATCTGCAACATTAAGGGGAGGATGGGGCAAGCTACACAAATTACCATCTCTAGGTATGCTCTACTCTGCACCTGTATATATTGACAACCCTCTTTTTCAATACAGGAATTCTTTGACAGGAGAGTCACTTGTTGTAATCCAGTCAGAAATTGTTGATCAAAAACTTAATTATAATATCAGGCCTGCAAAATCAAGAAATATTGAACTTGGTCTTGATATGGATATCTCCGGAGTATTTGTAAGACTGACCTGGTTTAACGAAAAACTATCTGATGGGATTACTGCCAATTACTCATATTTAACCTCCTCTTATGACTACTATGATGCTTTATCTTCAGGACAATCATCACCAAAATTCCAGGATGGAAGGGTATGGGTAAAGAATCCTGAGGGTAATTATGAGCAATTAAAATATACAACTTATACTGAATTCAAGCAATTTACCACACCTGATAACAGAGGATTGACCAGAAAATGGGGAGTTGAATATGAGGTTGATTTTGGCAGAATAAGATCTTTAAATACATCTGTTGTATTATCAGGAGCCTATATTAATCACCTCGAAGAGTCGCCCGGGCTCAGAAGAGAATATATCTCTGTTTCTGACCCAATTAATCCTCGGGAAAAATTGCCGTATGTAGGTATTTATCAGTCAAGGCCCAACTATCTTACTGTAGGGGACGGCAGCAGAAGATTAAGTTCGGCACTACATATTGTTACAAATATCCCTTCAGTAAGAATGGTTGTCTCTTTGATAGGACAGTGTATATGGATGAACGACAGATGGAATCTGTACGATAAAGAGAGGGTTTATAAGTTAGATTCTGTCGGAAACAGAGTATTCGGTGACTGGGGAGGAATCAGGAATGAGGAGACAATGTACAGAGATCCGGACTATTATCTGGACAAGAACGGAACTGTAAGACCTTTCAGTGACTACTACTCATCTGCAGACCCTGATCTTAAGAGAAGACTCAAGACTCTAATCCTCTCAACTAATCAGCCTTACTACTTTCAGAAGTCCGGTTACAGACCCTATTTTATGGCAAACCTCAGAATAACAAAAGAGATAGGGGATATTGCGTCTCTCTCATTTTATGCTAATAATTTTACAAATTCAAGGCCCATAATGAAGCTGAATTCCAGACCTGACGCATCGGGGAGTCGTGTTAATACAGATATTTACTTTGGAGCAGAACTTAAACTTACATTCTAA
- a CDS encoding DUF362 domain-containing protein — protein sequence MKRRDFFRYLSIGGAGIAISPMVKAAERIPLFLSDDKPATNIADAMAIPRTKNSMPGLYPGRVVKVTDPLSVVDGVPSDQRAYDMLKASMLQLTGEKNLKRAWRKFVNPKDIIGLKVNPVAGRLLTTSHSVTGAVIKQLEESGIPRKNIIIWDRREMQLHETGYNSDNYPGIEIAGTECMDEKGGFYDNEGKLYSESRIEKREKFFADVEGSYDSYTIPYMVNEGKDSYFTKIVTEKVTKIINLPILKNAGPTTTLCLKNLAFGSITNTSRLHSKLWHETCAYVCAFPPLRDKVVLNIADGLIGCFDGGPSAKPQFICNYNMLLVGSDPVAVDRIGHDVIISKRVSEGIQKIDRPEASRFIDIAEELGLGRGRRENIELLEVNLL from the coding sequence ATGAAAAGAAGAGACTTCTTCAGGTATCTCTCAATAGGGGGTGCTGGTATTGCTATTTCTCCTATGGTAAAGGCTGCTGAGAGAATTCCGCTGTTTTTGTCCGATGATAAGCCTGCAACAAATATTGCAGATGCAATGGCTATTCCAAGAACAAAAAACTCAATGCCCGGATTGTACCCCGGAAGGGTTGTAAAGGTCACTGATCCTCTCTCTGTAGTTGATGGTGTCCCGTCAGATCAGAGGGCATACGATATGCTAAAGGCGAGTATGCTCCAGCTTACAGGTGAAAAGAACCTTAAGAGAGCCTGGAGGAAGTTTGTAAATCCAAAAGATATAATAGGATTAAAAGTAAATCCTGTTGCGGGCAGACTTCTGACAACATCTCATTCAGTTACCGGGGCAGTAATCAAGCAGCTGGAGGAGTCCGGAATTCCAAGAAAGAATATAATTATATGGGACAGAAGAGAGATGCAACTTCATGAAACAGGATACAACTCAGATAACTATCCCGGAATTGAGATTGCCGGGACTGAGTGTATGGATGAAAAAGGGGGATTCTATGATAATGAAGGGAAATTGTATTCTGAGAGTCGTATTGAAAAAAGAGAGAAGTTCTTTGCAGATGTTGAAGGGAGTTATGATTCATATACCATCCCTTATATGGTTAATGAAGGGAAGGACTCCTATTTTACAAAAATTGTCACAGAGAAAGTCACAAAAATCATTAATCTTCCAATTCTAAAAAACGCAGGACCTACTACCACTCTTTGCTTGAAAAACCTGGCCTTTGGTTCAATTACAAACACAAGCAGGCTTCATTCAAAACTATGGCACGAGACCTGTGCCTATGTTTGTGCCTTCCCCCCTTTAAGAGATAAAGTGGTTTTAAATATTGCCGATGGGCTAATTGGGTGTTTTGATGGAGGTCCATCTGCAAAGCCTCAGTTTATTTGCAATTACAACATGCTTCTGGTAGGTTCTGACCCTGTTGCAGTAGACAGAATTGGACACGATGTGATTATATCTAAAAGAGTTTCTGAAGGCATCCAAAAGATTGATCGTCCAGAAGCCTCAAGATTCATCGATATTGCTGAGGAACTGGGATTGGGGAGAGGGAGGAGAGAAAATATTGAGTTATTAGAGGTAAATTTGTTATGA
- the cysS gene encoding cysteine--tRNA ligase, whose translation MREFHIYNTIKRKKEVFESIHPGMAGIYVCGPTVYGDAHLGHARPGVTYDVLVRLLRKIGYKVRYVRNITDVGHLENDSDAGEDKIAKKARLEQLEPMEIVQHYTLRYHEAMRLMNTLPPDIEPRASGHIIEQISLVEKILKNGFAYESNGSVYFDVDKYSKRYNYGALSGRSIDDMISNTRNLDGQSDKKSSYDFALWKKAAPEHIMRWPSPWSEGFPGWHLECSAMSSKYLGDTFDIHGGGMDLLFPHHECELAQNTASRGDSGVKYWMHNNMITINGQKMGKSLGNFITLEELFTGSHKILEQPYSPMTIRFFILQAHYRSTLDFSNEALQAAEKGLKRLLLAALELTKIKTSSVAERIPGLEVVKDSVYEALCDDLNTPVAIAQLFEAVRIVNSVKDKGALLNTEDLAILSELLNDLSRDVLGLKDDKADSANVDILAGVVEMVLEMRRDAKMNRDFATSDLIRQKLTDLGIQIKDTKEGTDWNLN comes from the coding sequence ATGAGAGAGTTTCACATTTACAACACAATTAAAAGAAAGAAAGAGGTTTTTGAATCTATACATCCGGGAATGGCGGGTATTTATGTATGTGGTCCTACTGTATATGGAGATGCACATCTTGGACATGCGAGACCGGGAGTAACATATGATGTTCTTGTTCGTCTCTTAAGAAAGATAGGCTATAAAGTGAGATATGTGAGGAATATCACCGATGTAGGACATTTGGAGAATGACTCAGATGCGGGGGAGGATAAGATTGCAAAAAAAGCTAGACTTGAGCAGCTGGAGCCAATGGAGATAGTTCAGCATTACACATTAAGATATCATGAAGCAATGAGATTAATGAACACATTGCCACCTGATATTGAACCAAGAGCATCCGGCCACATTATTGAACAGATATCTCTGGTAGAGAAAATCTTAAAAAATGGATTTGCTTATGAGAGTAACGGGTCTGTCTATTTTGATGTTGATAAGTATAGCAAGCGTTACAACTATGGAGCACTCTCAGGCAGAAGTATTGATGATATGATTTCGAACACAAGAAATCTGGATGGTCAGAGTGATAAAAAATCCTCATATGACTTTGCATTATGGAAGAAAGCTGCACCTGAACATATAATGAGATGGCCATCTCCGTGGAGCGAAGGATTTCCCGGATGGCATTTGGAGTGCTCGGCAATGTCATCAAAATATCTTGGAGATACATTTGATATTCACGGAGGCGGAATGGATCTTCTTTTTCCTCACCACGAATGTGAACTTGCTCAAAATACTGCATCCAGAGGGGACTCCGGGGTAAAATACTGGATGCACAATAATATGATTACCATTAATGGGCAAAAGATGGGTAAATCACTGGGGAATTTTATAACACTGGAGGAGTTATTCACTGGATCTCATAAAATACTTGAGCAACCCTACTCTCCTATGACAATAAGATTTTTCATACTTCAGGCTCACTACAGAAGCACACTTGATTTCAGCAACGAAGCTCTTCAGGCTGCTGAAAAAGGTCTCAAAAGGCTGCTCCTTGCTGCATTAGAGCTGACAAAGATTAAAACATCTTCTGTAGCTGAGAGAATACCAGGACTGGAAGTCGTGAAGGATAGTGTTTATGAAGCGTTGTGTGATGATTTGAATACTCCCGTTGCCATTGCCCAGCTATTTGAAGCCGTAAGAATAGTGAATTCAGTAAAAGATAAAGGGGCATTGCTCAATACAGAAGATTTAGCCATACTATCGGAGTTGCTTAACGATCTCTCCCGGGATGTGCTGGGTCTGAAGGATGATAAAGCTGACTCTGCAAATGTTGATATTCTTGCAGGAGTTGTAGAGATGGTGCTGGAGATGCGGAGAGATGCAAAGATGAACAGAGACTTTGCTACAAGTGATTTAATTCGTCAGAAACTCACAGACCTTGGTATTCAGATTAAAGATACCAAGGAGGGGACGGATTGGAATTTGAACTAA
- a CDS encoding histidine phosphatase family protein — MTEIIFTRHGQTEWNVARKMQGQLDSPLTEMGLLQARMLGAYLKDKSISAVYSSPLLRAERTATIIRKEIGLEKLELSPALKEINLSDLEGKSFSKALEEEPERMQAFSSHPSAFKPGPGGETFEEVQKRALGFVLPLFEKHAGQKIIVVCHAVVLRLMMAYFENFTIDEYWKVQGFFFPCSITSVSLKNGNFVLLQRNSIEHSK; from the coding sequence ATGACAGAAATAATATTTACTAGACATGGTCAGACAGAATGGAATGTTGCCAGAAAGATGCAGGGTCAGCTTGACTCTCCTTTGACAGAAATGGGTCTTTTACAGGCAAGGATGCTGGGTGCCTATTTAAAAGACAAAAGTATTTCAGCTGTCTATTCAAGTCCTCTTCTAAGGGCAGAAAGGACTGCCACTATAATCAGAAAAGAGATCGGTCTGGAAAAATTAGAATTATCCCCGGCACTAAAAGAAATAAATTTATCTGACCTTGAAGGGAAATCATTTTCAAAAGCATTAGAGGAGGAGCCGGAAAGGATGCAGGCATTCTCATCTCATCCATCTGCTTTTAAACCTGGTCCGGGAGGAGAGACTTTTGAGGAGGTTCAAAAAAGGGCTCTCGGTTTTGTGTTACCCCTTTTTGAAAAGCATGCTGGGCAGAAAATCATTGTCGTATGCCATGCAGTAGTTCTGAGATTGATGATGGCATATTTTGAAAATTTCACAATAGACGAATATTGGAAGGTACAAGGGTTCTTCTTCCCTTGCAGTATTACAAGTGTATCTCTGAAAAATGGTAATTTTGTTTTGCTTCAGAGAAACAGTATTGAACATTCAAAATAG
- a CDS encoding M3 family metallopeptidase, whose protein sequence is MKRIGTIIAAISALLLINSCKTKMTDMNPLLAASDNPFEAPAFDKIKNEHYKPAFEEAIKEGRAQIDSIVANTEEPTFENTIVAMEYAGRKLNGIASIFFNLNEAATDSVMQNLALEISPMLTDYSNDIMLNEALFARIKRVYENKASISLSQEDSRLLEETYKGFERNGANLPQEAKIRFKEINKELSQLSLQFGQNVLGATNKFFIHITDSAQLAGLPSFAIESGAADASERGLEGWVYTLQSPSYGPFMQYSENRELKEKLWRASSSKAYKDEFDNSGIVLKIAALRIERANLLGYATHADYVLDVNMAKNAGTVNSFLENLLDKSLPYAKREVAEIQNYANSLGFEGTLMPWDFSLYSEKYKNEKYAINDELLKPYFKLENVQQAIFALADSLYGLKFKENTTIPVYHPDVKAFEVYDSNDRFLSLLYMDFFPRASKRGGAWMTTFRDMYFENGIEKRPFVSLVCNFTKPTKETPSLLTHYELTTLLHEFGHALHGMLAEGKYPSLTGTNVARDFVELPSQIMENWAINKEFLSSFAKHYQTGESIPSELIDKIVSAKNYLSGYSNIRQLTYGINDMAWHSLKTLPDTDVESFEKDAVKKTQLLPNIESTCFSPSFSHIFAGGYSAGYYSYKWAEVLEADAFSLFEERGVFSKDVAASFRDNILSKGNIEDPANLYRSFRGRDPEPDALLKKLGMTGKN, encoded by the coding sequence ATGAAAAGAATCGGAACAATTATTGCTGCCATCTCTGCGCTTTTACTAATTAACTCCTGTAAAACAAAGATGACAGATATGAATCCTTTACTCGCTGCTTCAGATAATCCATTTGAAGCTCCGGCATTTGATAAAATTAAAAACGAACACTATAAACCCGCTTTTGAAGAGGCTATTAAAGAGGGTCGTGCTCAAATTGATTCAATTGTGGCAAACACCGAGGAGCCCACTTTTGAAAACACAATTGTTGCAATGGAATATGCTGGAAGGAAACTCAATGGAATAGCATCAATCTTCTTTAATCTTAACGAAGCTGCAACTGACTCTGTTATGCAGAATCTTGCACTGGAGATCTCTCCAATGCTAACTGATTATTCTAACGACATTATGCTTAATGAAGCTCTTTTTGCCAGAATTAAAAGAGTTTATGAAAATAAAGCATCAATAAGTCTCAGTCAGGAGGATTCAAGACTACTTGAAGAGACATATAAAGGATTTGAAAGGAATGGTGCAAATCTTCCTCAGGAAGCAAAGATTAGATTCAAAGAGATAAACAAAGAACTCTCTCAGCTTTCATTACAATTTGGCCAAAATGTACTTGGTGCAACCAACAAATTTTTCATACATATTACAGATTCTGCTCAACTTGCAGGTCTACCATCTTTCGCCATTGAATCCGGTGCAGCTGATGCATCTGAGAGAGGGCTTGAGGGATGGGTATATACTTTGCAATCACCCAGCTACGGACCGTTTATGCAGTACAGTGAGAACAGAGAGCTAAAGGAAAAATTATGGAGGGCGTCCAGCTCAAAAGCGTACAAAGATGAATTTGACAATTCAGGTATAGTACTGAAAATTGCTGCTTTAAGAATAGAGAGAGCTAATCTTTTAGGATATGCCACACACGCAGATTATGTGCTTGATGTCAATATGGCCAAAAATGCCGGGACAGTTAACTCTTTTCTTGAAAATCTGCTTGATAAATCTCTTCCGTATGCAAAGAGAGAGGTTGCAGAGATTCAGAACTACGCAAATTCTCTTGGATTTGAAGGTACTCTAATGCCTTGGGACTTTAGTCTGTACTCGGAGAAGTATAAAAACGAGAAGTATGCAATTAACGATGAGCTTCTTAAACCCTATTTCAAGCTTGAAAATGTCCAGCAAGCAATCTTTGCATTAGCAGACTCCTTATATGGGTTGAAATTTAAAGAGAACACAACTATACCTGTATATCACCCTGATGTTAAGGCATTCGAAGTTTATGATTCAAACGACAGGTTCCTTTCGCTTTTATATATGGACTTCTTCCCCAGAGCTAGTAAAAGAGGTGGTGCGTGGATGACAACATTCAGAGATATGTACTTTGAGAATGGCATTGAGAAAAGACCTTTTGTTTCGCTAGTGTGCAATTTCACAAAACCAACAAAAGAGACACCCTCACTACTCACTCATTACGAGCTCACTACTCTCCTCCATGAATTTGGTCATGCACTGCATGGAATGTTGGCTGAAGGTAAATATCCATCACTTACAGGGACCAATGTTGCAAGAGATTTTGTTGAACTTCCATCTCAGATCATGGAGAACTGGGCAATTAATAAAGAGTTTCTTTCATCATTTGCAAAGCATTACCAAACCGGCGAGTCTATACCATCAGAGCTCATTGACAAAATAGTATCTGCAAAGAACTATTTAAGTGGTTATTCCAATATCAGACAGCTCACTTATGGCATTAATGACATGGCTTGGCACTCACTTAAAACTTTGCCCGATACAGATGTTGAGAGTTTTGAAAAAGATGCAGTTAAGAAAACTCAACTATTGCCTAATATTGAGTCAACCTGCTTCTCTCCATCTTTTAGTCATATTTTTGCCGGAGGATATTCCGCAGGATACTACAGTTACAAATGGGCTGAAGTCTTAGAGGCCGATGCCTTTTCACTTTTTGAAGAGAGAGGTGTATTTTCCAAAGATGTTGCCGCATCATTCAGAGATAATATACTATCCAAGGGTAACATAGAAGATCCTGCCAATTTATACAGGAGTTTCAGAGGCAGAGATCCTGAGCCGGACGCTCTTCTTAAAAAACTGGGCATGACAGGGAAAAACTAG
- a CDS encoding DUF6599 family protein — MKLIILSLLVFIQAVFLKNPDETNFNILKERVFKGEALYGFMNGGSDLYLEYGFRELRVMELIYKGNVYSVELYDMGNPESAFGIYSQNAFKCNPYDKFFRCDCTSPKQYQAIKGNFYMSVVYENNTDENRVGAYYLAEYFFNKYEAHGDFLLPESISKYLIPGYKLSEMLKYSCGPISLSNSISSRMYLFEELESYKVWLLQKEDDSKIADIRFKSIKDAQNFLERVKENEEGLKREIIDSLNITLTILPGF, encoded by the coding sequence ATGAAATTGATAATACTCTCTTTATTAGTTTTCATTCAGGCTGTTTTTTTGAAAAATCCTGATGAAACCAATTTTAATATTTTAAAAGAGAGAGTTTTTAAAGGAGAGGCTTTATATGGATTCATGAATGGAGGGAGCGATTTATATCTTGAGTATGGATTCCGGGAGTTAAGGGTTATGGAACTTATCTATAAAGGGAATGTATATTCTGTAGAATTGTATGATATGGGTAATCCGGAGTCCGCGTTTGGAATATATTCTCAGAATGCATTCAAATGTAATCCGTACGATAAGTTTTTCAGATGCGATTGTACCTCTCCTAAACAATATCAGGCTATCAAAGGTAATTTCTATATGTCTGTTGTTTATGAGAATAATACAGATGAAAACAGAGTGGGGGCATATTATCTTGCAGAGTATTTCTTCAATAAGTATGAAGCTCATGGAGATTTTTTACTACCGGAGAGCATATCAAAATATTTAATTCCGGGATATAAACTATCGGAGATGCTTAAGTATTCTTGTGGTCCAATCTCTTTGTCAAATTCCATATCAAGCCGGATGTACCTCTTTGAAGAGTTAGAATCATATAAAGTTTGGCTTCTTCAGAAGGAGGATGATTCTAAAATCGCAGACATAAGATTTAAATCCATAAAGGATGCTCAGAATTTCCTTGAGAGAGTTAAAGAGAATGAAGAGGGTCTTAAAAGGGAGATTATTGACAGTTTAAATATTACACTTACAATTCTTCCTGGTTTTTAG